Proteins encoded by one window of Oscillatoria sp. FACHB-1407:
- a CDS encoding IS1 family transposase, which translates to GKANTQKIERKHLTLRTRIKRLVRKTICFSKSVQLHDIVIGLFINRYEFGRAI; encoded by the coding sequence TCGGCAAAGCGAACACCCAAAAGATTGAACGGAAGCATTTAACGTTGAGGACACGGATAAAGCGGTTAGTGCGTAAGACGATTTGTTTTTCCAAATCGGTTCAGTTACATGACATTGTGATTGGACTGTTTATTAACCGATACGAATTTGGACGAGCCATTTGA